A part of Neodiprion pinetum isolate iyNeoPine1 chromosome 4, iyNeoPine1.2, whole genome shotgun sequence genomic DNA contains:
- the LOC124216508 gene encoding ejaculatory bulb-specific protein 3-like codes for MLNIMSTLSTMLRITFIAGFAVVFLAMAATEELYSDKNDNITVLELLQNEPTRKQYYECFLGTGPCVTADAEFFKEHLPEAVLMGCRKCTEKQKMDFDTMTVWYIENKPDEWQTLIRKLTQDAQNIKIEKSHLLNEGDDRGCPRGIDPR; via the exons ATGTTGAACATTATGTCGACATTATCAACAATGCTCCGTATCACCTTTATTGCTGGTTTTGCTGTCGTCTTTTTGGCGATGGCAGCAACGGAGGAACTTTACTCCGATAAGAACGACAACATCACCGTGCTAGAACTTCTTCAGAACGAACCCACCCGTAAGCAGTATTACGAGTGCTTTTTGGGTACAGGACCTTGCGTCACCGCTGATGCGGAATTTTTCAAAG AACATCTTCCGGAAGCGGTATTGATGGGGTGCCGTAAGTGTACAGAAAAGCAAAAGATGGATTTCGACACCATGACGGTATGGTACATCGAAAATAAACCGGATGAGTGGCAAACCTTGATCAGGAAACTTACTCAAGATGcccaaaatataaaaattgaaaaatcacatTTACTCAATGAGGGAGATGATCGCGGATGTCCAAGAGGTATCGATCCGCGATAG